The following coding sequences are from one Arthrobacter sp. PvP023 window:
- a CDS encoding ABC transporter permease has product MAQHNLGTVISFEFVRTVTKVRFWIGTLSVPVIMAVVFGMIFLSNTSTSTAAEAQKNAQFSITYLDASGLITPADAAAFGAVPAASSDAGIRDVQSGAVDAYFEFPARPETTAVKAYGADRGLFENGKYAAVAQAMLARAVAVKIGSPQLSSLASGSAQVDTFTYQGSEVSGGLNSVIPPMAFLVVFYGLVVLLAGQMLNSTLEEKENRVTEMILTTLKPTTLITGKVLALFMVGLVQVAVFTSPILIGALFYRDAMSIPEFDASQLAFDPLRMTVGLLILVGGFALFTTTLVAIGAVMPTAKEAGNFMGVMIALIFIPFYSVSLVVSEPHSPIVQVFTYFPFSAPVTALLRNAFGSLNIVEAAVVIAILYLGAALMLRMAVRLFQYGSISYTSKVSIRTALKAGSRHAVAGPAEHPAKK; this is encoded by the coding sequence ATGGCGCAGCACAACCTTGGAACGGTCATCAGCTTCGAATTCGTGCGCACCGTCACCAAGGTGCGCTTCTGGATCGGCACCCTGTCCGTGCCCGTCATCATGGCGGTGGTGTTCGGGATGATCTTCCTCAGCAACACCAGCACCAGCACCGCAGCCGAGGCCCAGAAGAACGCCCAGTTCAGCATCACCTACCTGGACGCCTCCGGCCTCATCACGCCCGCTGACGCGGCCGCGTTCGGTGCCGTTCCCGCAGCCTCGTCCGACGCCGGGATACGGGACGTGCAGTCCGGCGCCGTCGATGCCTATTTCGAGTTCCCCGCCCGCCCCGAGACCACTGCGGTGAAGGCGTACGGCGCGGACCGGGGACTGTTCGAGAACGGCAAATACGCCGCCGTCGCCCAGGCCATGCTGGCCCGCGCTGTGGCCGTCAAAATCGGCTCGCCCCAGCTGTCCAGCCTCGCATCAGGATCGGCGCAGGTGGACACCTTCACCTACCAGGGGTCCGAGGTGTCCGGGGGCCTGAACTCCGTCATCCCGCCGATGGCATTCCTGGTGGTTTTCTACGGACTGGTGGTGCTCCTCGCCGGCCAGATGCTGAACTCCACCCTGGAGGAGAAGGAGAACAGGGTCACCGAAATGATCCTGACAACACTCAAGCCCACCACCCTCATCACCGGAAAAGTGCTGGCCCTGTTCATGGTGGGCCTGGTGCAGGTGGCAGTCTTCACCTCCCCCATCCTGATCGGCGCCCTTTTCTATCGGGACGCCATGAGCATCCCGGAATTCGACGCGTCGCAGCTCGCCTTCGACCCCCTGCGCATGACCGTCGGCCTGCTCATTCTCGTGGGCGGCTTCGCCTTGTTCACCACCACGCTGGTGGCCATCGGCGCCGTGATGCCCACGGCCAAGGAAGCCGGAAATTTCATGGGCGTGATGATCGCCCTGATCTTTATTCCCTTCTACTCCGTCAGCCTGGTGGTCTCCGAGCCGCACTCCCCGATCGTTCAGGTCTTCACCTACTTCCCGTTCTCCGCCCCGGTTACCGCGCTGCTGCGGAACGCCTTCGGCTCTTTGAACATCGTGGAAGCGGCCGTCGTGATCGCCATCCTCTACCTCGGGGCTGCTCTGATGCTCCGGATGGCCGTGCGGCTCTTCCAATACGGGTCCATCTCCTACACCTCGAAGGTCAGCATCAGGACCGCCCTCAAAGCAGGATCCCGGCATGCCGTGGCCGGCCCCGCAGAGCACCCGGCGAAGAAGTAG
- a CDS encoding CsbD family protein, with the protein MGLGDKIKNAAEKAIGEAKEALGKLTNNSKLETEGKIDQGTADAKHAAEDVKDTINDK; encoded by the coding sequence ATGGGTTTGGGCGACAAGATCAAGAACGCTGCCGAGAAAGCAATCGGCGAGGCCAAGGAAGCACTGGGCAAGCTGACCAACAACAGCAAGCTCGAGACCGAGGGCAAGATTGATCAGGGCACGGCCGACGCGAAGCACGCCGCCGAGGACGTCAAGGACACCATCAACGACAAGTAG
- a CDS encoding response regulator transcription factor — protein MLTVATDPAIDNTVVGGTHVYILDSHALVRTGLRELLEEAHFKVVGESGSASEASRRIPELHPDLVVIGAHLPDGTGIEVCREILADNPGVRCLLLSSYDDDQALSSAVLAGAAGYVLRQLPGTALLEGIRRVATGESLLEPGTERKVMEGLYKAQVGRRHSGLSAQELRVLALMGEGLTNSQISEETRFARTTVKIQVAGILAKLGFELRC, from the coding sequence ATGCTCACGGTGGCCACTGACCCAGCAATCGACAACACCGTTGTTGGGGGAACGCACGTATACATCCTGGACAGCCATGCCTTGGTCCGGACCGGACTCCGCGAACTGCTGGAAGAGGCACACTTCAAGGTGGTTGGCGAGAGCGGATCGGCTTCCGAGGCAAGCCGCCGGATCCCGGAACTGCATCCCGACCTCGTGGTGATCGGAGCCCACCTGCCGGATGGCACAGGCATCGAAGTGTGTCGGGAAATTCTCGCGGACAATCCCGGCGTCCGGTGCCTGCTCCTGAGCAGTTACGACGACGACCAGGCCCTCAGCAGCGCTGTGCTGGCAGGGGCGGCTGGCTACGTGCTCCGGCAGTTACCCGGGACCGCGCTCCTGGAGGGAATCCGCAGGGTGGCCACCGGCGAGTCCTTGCTGGAGCCCGGCACCGAACGCAAGGTCATGGAGGGCCTGTACAAAGCGCAGGTGGGCCGCAGGCACAGCGGCCTCAGCGCGCAGGAACTGAGGGTCCTGGCCCTCATGGGCGAGGGGCTGACCAACAGCCAGATCAGCGAGGAGACGCGCTTCGCCCGGACCACCGTGAAGATCCAGGTTGCCGGCATCCTGGCCAAACTGGGCTTTGAACTGCGCTGCTAG
- a CDS encoding phosphoribosyltransferase: MSIFEDRVEAGRRLGQRLEYLRGQNIVVLGLPRGGVPVAFEVATALDAPLDVIVVRKLGVPFQPELAMGAIGEGGARVLDQHIISRVGVTQAELDAVEDRERALLESRVARFRKGRTREDLKGRTAVIVDDGIATGSTARVACHIARQLGAARVILAVPVAPADTLADLTEPDEVVCLATPRQFTAVGYHYRDFSPTDDAEVVLLLDAAAKRLHRAQAVANGTAVDEDVQIDAGTVRLQGHLYLPVEGAAVVVFAHGSGSSRHSPRNRFVAAFLQRAGLGTLLLDLLTPAEELNRANVFDIGLLAGRLTGATEWLAGRPDTAGSRVGYFGASTGAGAALWAAAEPGVRIGAVVSRGGRPDLAGERLSAVRAPTLLIVGGADREVLELNRWAQALLRCPSQLSVVPGATHLFEEPGTLSEAAALARDWFLRYLQPDAEGPGD, from the coding sequence ATGAGCATTTTCGAGGACAGGGTTGAAGCGGGACGGCGGCTGGGGCAGCGGCTCGAATACCTGCGCGGTCAGAACATCGTGGTCCTGGGGCTGCCCCGGGGCGGCGTTCCGGTGGCGTTCGAGGTGGCAACCGCACTGGACGCACCCTTGGACGTGATCGTGGTGCGGAAGCTTGGCGTTCCGTTCCAGCCCGAGCTGGCCATGGGAGCCATAGGCGAGGGCGGTGCCCGGGTGCTTGACCAGCACATCATTTCCCGCGTTGGCGTGACGCAGGCCGAGCTTGACGCCGTTGAAGACCGGGAGCGCGCCCTGCTCGAGTCGCGGGTGGCCCGGTTCAGGAAAGGCCGGACCCGTGAGGATCTGAAGGGACGCACCGCGGTGATCGTCGACGACGGCATCGCCACCGGGTCCACAGCCCGCGTTGCGTGCCACATCGCCCGGCAGCTGGGCGCCGCCAGGGTGATCCTGGCGGTTCCGGTGGCGCCGGCGGACACGCTTGCGGACCTCACGGAACCGGATGAGGTGGTCTGCCTGGCAACGCCGCGCCAGTTCACCGCCGTCGGGTACCACTACCGTGACTTCTCGCCGACCGACGACGCCGAAGTGGTGCTGCTGCTCGACGCGGCAGCCAAGCGGCTGCACCGCGCCCAGGCCGTAGCCAACGGGACTGCCGTCGATGAAGACGTCCAGATCGATGCGGGAACGGTGCGGCTCCAGGGGCACCTCTACCTGCCGGTGGAGGGCGCCGCCGTCGTGGTGTTCGCCCACGGCAGCGGCAGCAGCCGGCACAGTCCCCGCAACCGTTTTGTGGCGGCGTTCCTCCAGCGGGCAGGGCTGGGAACCTTGCTGCTGGACCTGCTCACCCCGGCCGAGGAACTCAACCGGGCCAATGTTTTCGACATCGGACTGCTTGCAGGCCGGCTGACGGGGGCAACGGAATGGCTCGCCGGGCGGCCGGACACAGCGGGGAGCCGCGTGGGGTACTTCGGCGCGAGCACGGGGGCCGGGGCCGCTTTGTGGGCGGCGGCGGAGCCCGGCGTCCGCATTGGTGCGGTGGTGTCGCGGGGCGGCCGTCCGGATCTCGCCGGTGAGAGGCTCTCAGCCGTCCGTGCCCCCACGCTCCTGATAGTGGGCGGGGCGGACCGGGAGGTCCTGGAGCTCAACCGCTGGGCCCAGGCACTGCTCCGCTGTCCCAGCCAACTGTCCGTGGTTCCGGGGGCCACGCATCTTTTCGAGGAGCCCGGCACGTTGTCGGAAGCTGCGGCGCTGGCCAGGGACTGGTTCCTCCGCTACCTTCAGCCAGACGCGGAGGGGCCCGGGGACTGA
- a CDS encoding GAF and ANTAR domain-containing protein produces the protein MASESTANTATSISQHLNEMVLNSSDVEQFLHELARVSARSLSESGDAVLCGITLLRHRKAATVASSSPEAQAMDEIQYAFGDGPCMTASRDQVTVHIKDLETHERWPTYSATVLGHGVRSILAIPFQLEGDTRAALNLYSHRPGRFEGKVLELAEDFVSQTSMALRLAVRFAHFSETAANLKATLESRTAIDVAIGIIMAQNRCSQEEAFELLKAASSARNVKLRGVATAIVDSLGQGPTRTHFEL, from the coding sequence GTGGCCAGCGAGTCGACCGCAAACACCGCAACGTCCATCAGCCAGCACCTGAACGAAATGGTGTTGAACAGCTCGGATGTCGAGCAATTCCTCCACGAACTCGCACGCGTCTCCGCGCGCAGCCTCTCCGAATCGGGGGACGCCGTCCTGTGCGGTATCACGCTGCTCCGGCACCGGAAGGCGGCCACCGTGGCCAGCAGCAGCCCGGAGGCACAGGCGATGGACGAAATCCAGTACGCGTTTGGAGACGGCCCGTGCATGACCGCCTCCCGCGACCAGGTGACAGTGCACATCAAGGACCTTGAAACCCACGAACGCTGGCCGACGTACTCCGCCACGGTCCTGGGGCACGGAGTCCGGTCCATCCTCGCCATACCCTTCCAGCTTGAGGGCGACACCCGCGCTGCACTGAACCTCTACTCCCACCGCCCCGGCCGGTTTGAGGGCAAGGTCCTGGAGCTCGCCGAGGATTTTGTCAGCCAGACGTCCATGGCCCTCCGGCTGGCCGTGCGGTTCGCCCACTTCAGCGAGACGGCGGCGAACCTCAAGGCAACGCTGGAGTCCCGCACCGCGATCGACGTTGCCATCGGGATCATCATGGCCCAGAACCGGTGCAGCCAGGAGGAAGCCTTTGAGCTCCTGAAGGCGGCCTCGAGTGCACGGAACGTCAAACTGCGCGGCGTGGCAACGGCCATTGTCGATTCCCTGGGCCAGGGCCCGACGAGGACGCACTTCGAGCTATAA
- a CDS encoding ABC transporter ATP-binding protein produces the protein MDGPVVHISGFRMDFADTTVIRDLSFDVRAGETFGFLGSNGSGKTTTIRALLGLYEPTAGVLHINGRPFKPEHGSRLGYLPEERGLYKKEKVMDVMTYFGRLKGMDRHAARQWSLAYLDRVDLAGKAATQVDKLSSGEQQKVQLGVTIMNRPELLILDEPTKGFDPVNRRLLMDIIGEQKNDGATVVMVTHQMEEVERLCDRIILLKDGTSEAYGTIDEVQNKYGGRIVRIRHAGPIPPSPHYEVTLEETNYAELSISDDSDEAAILRELMDAGLVIRSFTTTKISMEDIFIRVYGDPTRPPSSVTGRAPAVRGA, from the coding sequence ATGGACGGGCCAGTGGTGCACATCAGCGGTTTCCGGATGGACTTCGCGGACACCACCGTGATCCGCGACCTGTCCTTCGATGTCCGGGCCGGAGAGACGTTCGGGTTCCTGGGCAGCAACGGCTCGGGCAAGACCACCACCATCCGCGCCCTCCTGGGCCTCTACGAACCCACGGCCGGGGTCCTCCACATCAACGGGCGGCCCTTCAAACCCGAGCACGGCAGCAGGCTGGGCTATCTTCCGGAGGAACGCGGGCTCTACAAGAAGGAAAAGGTCATGGACGTCATGACCTACTTCGGCCGACTCAAGGGAATGGACCGGCATGCGGCGCGGCAGTGGTCCCTGGCCTACCTGGACCGGGTGGACCTGGCCGGCAAGGCCGCCACCCAGGTGGACAAGCTCTCCAGCGGCGAGCAGCAGAAAGTCCAGCTCGGCGTCACCATCATGAACCGTCCGGAGCTCCTTATCCTCGATGAGCCCACCAAGGGCTTCGACCCCGTGAACCGCCGGCTGCTGATGGACATCATCGGGGAGCAGAAGAACGACGGCGCCACCGTGGTCATGGTGACCCACCAGATGGAGGAAGTGGAGCGGCTTTGCGACCGCATCATCCTCCTGAAAGACGGCACGTCGGAGGCCTACGGCACCATCGATGAGGTCCAGAACAAATACGGCGGCCGGATCGTCCGCATCCGGCACGCCGGGCCCATTCCTCCGTCCCCCCATTACGAGGTGACGCTGGAAGAGACCAACTATGCGGAGCTCTCCATCAGCGACGACAGCGATGAAGCGGCCATCCTGCGGGAACTCATGGACGCCGGCCTGGTCATCCGCAGTTTCACCACCACCAAAATCTCGATGGAGGACATCTTCATCCGTGTCTACGGGGACCCCACCCGGCCGCCGTCGTCCGTTACCGGCCGTGCGCCGGCAGTACGGGGTGCGTAG
- a CDS encoding GAF domain-containing sensor histidine kinase, translating to MWREPIRRRTEDLLRDFVARADELVRAQDQMQGLLGAVVSLTEDLSLEAVLDRVVQSACELVGARYGALGVIDADHELGHFITVGIDDDGVRLIGDLPTGRGVLGHLIRQPEALRLDDLGAHEMASGFPPNHPDMKTFLGVPVRVRGSVFGNLYLTEKLDGGPFTAEDQELASALAAAAGVAIENARLYEDTRRRQRWLEAGLEVSDQLSSAMFPGETDNLDLVAERALTVSDSILAVIAYPDADGTQRCRTMVGVQSLPAGQELPASEIIADVLETGTSALVRNANEVFGPGTDEKLGPLLVAALGRKSSERGLLILARPAGGPLYLQSDLQSCAVFGSRVGLALGLARARRRREEQLLSTDRDRIARDLHDLVIQRLFGAGLSMQSLRRYIPDPVAQERISAVTAELDGTIHELRDTIYSMRTGHGQKEPLTGLIMRTIHEGIRNSDFSPKVQLTGPVDEAVPDAVVEQLLPVLSEGLSNAVRHSGADEIEISLTARPDSVELRIADNGCGFENPGRVSGIANMKHRAVALGGECSITSSPGHGTVLTWTAPSN from the coding sequence ATGTGGCGTGAACCCATCCGCCGGCGCACTGAGGACCTGCTGCGCGACTTCGTGGCCCGGGCAGATGAATTGGTGCGCGCCCAGGACCAGATGCAGGGCCTGCTTGGCGCCGTGGTTTCGCTCACCGAAGACCTCAGCCTCGAAGCCGTCCTGGACCGTGTGGTGCAGTCGGCCTGCGAGCTGGTGGGAGCGCGCTACGGCGCGCTTGGCGTGATTGACGCCGACCATGAGCTGGGGCACTTCATCACCGTGGGCATCGACGACGACGGCGTCCGCCTGATCGGCGACCTCCCCACGGGACGCGGGGTACTGGGGCATTTGATCCGCCAGCCCGAGGCACTGAGGCTGGACGATCTGGGTGCACACGAAATGGCCAGCGGCTTCCCGCCCAACCATCCCGACATGAAGACATTCCTGGGGGTGCCGGTCAGGGTCCGCGGTTCCGTCTTTGGAAACCTCTACCTGACGGAGAAGCTCGACGGCGGCCCCTTCACCGCAGAGGACCAGGAACTCGCTTCCGCGTTGGCGGCGGCTGCCGGCGTGGCCATCGAGAACGCCCGCCTGTACGAGGACACCCGACGCCGGCAGCGTTGGCTGGAGGCCGGGCTGGAGGTCAGTGACCAGCTGAGTTCGGCAATGTTCCCCGGCGAAACCGACAACCTGGACCTCGTGGCCGAGCGGGCACTGACCGTCTCCGATTCAATCCTCGCCGTGATTGCCTACCCGGATGCCGACGGCACGCAGCGGTGCCGGACCATGGTGGGCGTCCAGTCCCTTCCTGCCGGCCAGGAGCTGCCGGCTTCCGAGATCATCGCCGACGTCCTGGAAACCGGGACTTCCGCCCTCGTCAGGAACGCGAACGAGGTCTTCGGACCGGGAACGGACGAGAAACTTGGCCCTTTGCTGGTGGCGGCCCTGGGACGCAAGAGCAGCGAACGCGGCCTGCTGATCCTGGCACGTCCCGCAGGAGGCCCGTTGTACCTCCAGTCCGACCTGCAGTCCTGCGCCGTTTTCGGCTCCCGGGTGGGCCTGGCACTCGGGCTGGCCCGGGCACGGCGGCGGCGGGAAGAGCAGCTGCTGTCCACGGACCGCGACAGGATCGCGCGGGACCTGCACGATCTGGTGATCCAGCGGCTCTTCGGTGCGGGGCTGAGCATGCAGAGCCTGCGTCGTTACATCCCGGACCCCGTGGCCCAGGAACGGATCTCTGCCGTAACAGCCGAATTGGACGGCACCATCCATGAGCTCAGGGACACCATCTACTCGATGCGGACCGGCCACGGCCAGAAGGAGCCGCTCACCGGCCTCATCATGCGGACCATTCACGAAGGGATCCGGAACTCTGATTTTTCCCCCAAGGTCCAGCTGACGGGACCGGTGGACGAAGCGGTGCCCGACGCCGTCGTCGAGCAGTTGCTGCCGGTGCTGTCCGAGGGACTGAGTAACGCCGTCCGGCACTCCGGGGCGGACGAAATCGAGATTTCGCTGACCGCCCGCCCCGACTCCGTGGAACTCCGGATTGCGGACAACGGCTGCGGGTTTGAAAACCCCGGACGCGTCAGCGGCATCGCCAACATGAAGCACCGGGCCGTGGCACTGGGCGGCGAATGCTCCATCACGAGCAGTCCCGGGCACGGCACCGTACTAACGTGGACCGCCCCATCGAACTGA
- a CDS encoding universal stress protein: MNTEERIVVGVDGSEFSTAALQLAGRMAGSLNAPLEIITCLGTSDFYLASHMPAGRVPSMEELEETAKRLVDQAIERAFGAAPPARLSRTVKFGPPAKTLIDESRDAQLLVVGRRGEGGFLTQVMGSVSGACAAHAHCPVLVVGQDSKVAEPEPRPKSG, translated from the coding sequence ATGAACACTGAAGAACGCATTGTGGTGGGCGTGGACGGCTCCGAGTTCTCCACAGCTGCCTTGCAGCTCGCCGGACGAATGGCCGGAAGCCTCAACGCCCCGCTGGAGATCATCACCTGCCTGGGCACTTCTGATTTTTACCTCGCTTCGCACATGCCTGCCGGGCGCGTCCCCAGCATGGAGGAACTCGAAGAGACAGCCAAGCGCCTGGTGGACCAGGCGATTGAGAGGGCCTTCGGGGCCGCGCCTCCGGCGCGGCTGTCCCGCACCGTGAAATTCGGTCCGCCGGCAAAGACCCTGATCGATGAAAGCCGCGATGCGCAGCTGCTGGTGGTGGGCCGACGGGGGGAAGGCGGGTTCCTCACCCAGGTCATGGGATCCGTCAGCGGAGCCTGCGCCGCGCACGCACACTGCCCGGTCCTCGTGGTGGGCCAGGACTCGAAGGTGGCGGAACCCGAACCGCGTCCCAAGTCCGGGTGA
- a CDS encoding HAD-IC family P-type ATPase encodes MPKGATHMVTGQRTHRFGKDRWRGNGLSSADVSERVRGGLTNLVSNTSSRSLWDIFRANVLTLFNAIVAGSFVLLLALGQWQDALFGFAAVGNAVIGVVQEYRAKKSLDRLAVLNSPHARVLRDGAIQDIPTAEVVLDDVILLFAGDQVPADATVFDANGLEIDESLLTGESNPVDKEAGSEVLAGSSVVGGQGRAQVVRVGDDSFAGKLTTAAKRFSLVNSEIRTGLNRVLRWITWGLLPVMAVVVNGEMHAQGGWSQALATGAWKTAAVGAVASVIAMVPLGLVLMASVAFALGGLRLARDKVLIQELAAVEGLARVDMLCLDKTGTLTEGRIIFDGKHDAGAAPVPGWKEALGWFGADPDANATARCLAAVYKDDGVPRPVSSVPFASSRKWSAVSFTEGSAPGAWVLGAPELVLGPTTPGHVQALSSAAGLASSGLRTLVLAHAGQPMAPREAEEAALPSVLVPAALLTFREKIRPDAATTLAYFRKQGVDLRIISGDDPRTVAAVARAVGLDSTDGYDARELPEDPELMADVLQDHKVFGRVTPAQKKAMVAALRSRGHVVAMTGDGVNDALALKEADIGIAMGTAAAATKAVSRLVLLDGRFDRLPGVVAEGRRVIANIERVSMLFLAKTAYAIVLSVVFGGLLWGFPFLPRQLSATDGLTIGIPAFFLALMPNTRLYRPGFLKRSLTFAVPAGLIITAAVLALNTYAAIAGVYGEDSVRTGSVMVLALVALWVLVVLSRPLNRWRLLIVASMYAGLLALLTVPVIADFFGISWPPDELRNAALLAALGGCAAVELVFRIRRRLNV; translated from the coding sequence ATGCCTAAGGGAGCAACACACATGGTGACGGGGCAACGCACCCACCGGTTTGGCAAAGACAGGTGGCGAGGGAACGGCCTGTCCAGCGCGGACGTCTCCGAACGTGTCCGCGGAGGCCTGACCAACCTGGTCTCCAACACATCAAGCCGCAGCCTGTGGGACATCTTCCGTGCGAACGTCCTGACGCTGTTCAATGCCATTGTGGCCGGCAGCTTCGTGCTGCTCCTGGCCTTGGGGCAGTGGCAGGACGCCCTCTTCGGCTTCGCCGCCGTCGGAAACGCCGTCATCGGGGTGGTCCAGGAGTACCGGGCCAAGAAGTCGCTGGACCGGCTTGCGGTGCTGAACTCCCCGCACGCACGGGTCCTGCGGGACGGCGCCATCCAGGACATTCCCACGGCCGAGGTGGTCCTTGACGACGTCATCCTGCTCTTCGCCGGAGACCAGGTGCCCGCGGATGCCACCGTGTTCGATGCCAACGGGCTGGAAATCGACGAATCCCTCCTCACCGGCGAATCCAACCCCGTGGACAAAGAAGCGGGGTCCGAGGTGCTGGCCGGGTCCAGTGTTGTGGGCGGCCAGGGCCGGGCACAGGTTGTCCGCGTGGGGGACGACTCCTTCGCCGGCAAGCTCACGACGGCGGCCAAGCGTTTTTCCCTGGTCAACTCGGAAATCCGCACCGGCCTTAACCGGGTCCTGCGCTGGATCACGTGGGGCCTGCTCCCGGTCATGGCCGTCGTCGTCAACGGGGAGATGCACGCCCAGGGAGGCTGGAGCCAGGCGCTGGCCACGGGCGCCTGGAAGACCGCCGCGGTCGGCGCCGTGGCCAGTGTCATCGCCATGGTTCCGCTGGGCCTGGTGCTCATGGCCAGCGTCGCTTTCGCCCTGGGCGGGCTGCGGCTCGCGCGCGACAAGGTCCTCATCCAGGAACTGGCAGCCGTGGAAGGGCTGGCCCGGGTGGACATGCTTTGCCTGGACAAGACCGGCACCCTCACTGAAGGACGAATCATTTTCGACGGCAAGCACGACGCCGGCGCCGCACCGGTGCCAGGGTGGAAGGAGGCGCTGGGCTGGTTCGGGGCCGACCCCGATGCAAACGCCACCGCCCGCTGCCTCGCCGCCGTCTACAAGGACGACGGCGTCCCCCGGCCGGTATCCTCCGTCCCCTTCGCGTCGTCCCGCAAATGGAGCGCGGTCAGCTTCACCGAGGGGTCCGCACCCGGTGCCTGGGTGCTGGGCGCCCCGGAACTCGTCCTCGGGCCCACCACGCCGGGACACGTCCAGGCCCTGTCCTCCGCGGCCGGGCTGGCATCATCCGGCCTCCGGACCCTGGTTCTGGCCCATGCGGGGCAGCCCATGGCGCCCCGGGAAGCGGAGGAGGCAGCCCTGCCGTCCGTGCTGGTGCCCGCCGCATTACTGACATTCCGCGAAAAGATACGGCCCGACGCCGCCACGACTCTCGCCTACTTCCGGAAACAGGGCGTGGACCTCCGCATTATCTCCGGTGACGATCCGCGGACCGTGGCGGCAGTCGCCCGCGCCGTGGGCCTGGACTCCACAGACGGCTACGATGCCCGCGAGCTGCCGGAAGATCCCGAACTCATGGCGGACGTCCTGCAGGACCACAAGGTCTTCGGCCGGGTCACCCCCGCGCAAAAGAAGGCGATGGTCGCTGCACTGCGCAGCCGGGGCCACGTAGTGGCCATGACCGGCGACGGCGTCAATGACGCCCTGGCACTGAAGGAGGCGGACATCGGGATTGCGATGGGTACCGCCGCCGCGGCCACCAAGGCCGTTTCCCGGCTGGTCCTGTTGGACGGCCGATTCGACAGGCTACCCGGCGTCGTGGCTGAGGGACGGCGGGTCATCGCCAACATCGAGCGCGTCTCCATGCTGTTCCTGGCCAAGACAGCGTATGCCATTGTCCTTTCGGTGGTCTTCGGCGGTTTGCTGTGGGGCTTTCCGTTCCTGCCGCGACAACTCTCCGCCACCGACGGGCTCACCATCGGCATTCCCGCCTTCTTCCTGGCCCTCATGCCCAATACCAGGCTGTACAGGCCCGGCTTCCTCAAACGCTCCCTGACCTTTGCCGTGCCTGCCGGCCTCATCATCACCGCCGCCGTCCTTGCACTGAATACCTACGCGGCGATCGCAGGCGTGTACGGGGAGGACTCCGTGCGGACCGGGTCGGTCATGGTGCTCGCCCTCGTGGCACTCTGGGTTCTCGTGGTGCTCTCCCGGCCGCTCAACCGCTGGCGTCTCCTCATCGTCGCCTCCATGTATGCCGGCCTCCTCGCGCTGCTCACCGTGCCCGTCATCGCGGATTTCTTCGGCATCTCGTGGCCGCCGGACGAGCTCCGCAACGCCGCCCTGCTGGCGGCGCTTGGCGGATGCGCCGCCGTCGAGCTCGTGTTCCGGATACGCCGCCGCCTCAACGTCTGA
- a CDS encoding glycosyltransferase family 4 protein, with protein MRIGLIAPPWLQVPPPRYGGTEVVVDGLARGLVAAGHDVLLAAPAGSTCPVPLVPDMPEPSFGSAATWSAGAELYHVARAYAALKDVDLVHDHTVAGPFFRYRPASLPVVTTNHGPFSSRLGDLYRLMGPDVAMVAISHRQAADAAGVRIARVIHHGIDVDAVPVGDGAGGYAAFLGRMSPDKGPREAILIARQAGFRLLLSARIQGREEQEYFDSRIAPLLGLEVEFLGELNVAEKYQLMGGAAAFLNPIQWPEPFGLVMIEALATGTPVVGTGSGAAPEIVDDGVTGYLRTGIDDLAEALSLAPGLDRAACRRAAELRFSVGRMVADHVALYEEILRDNRLDQSPGPSASG; from the coding sequence GTGCGTATCGGACTGATCGCTCCCCCTTGGCTGCAGGTCCCCCCGCCCCGTTATGGCGGCACCGAAGTGGTGGTTGACGGGCTGGCCCGCGGACTCGTTGCCGCCGGTCATGACGTGCTGCTGGCCGCCCCGGCAGGAAGCACCTGCCCGGTTCCCCTGGTTCCGGACATGCCGGAGCCCAGCTTCGGTTCAGCGGCCACCTGGTCCGCTGGAGCCGAGCTCTACCATGTGGCCCGGGCCTACGCCGCTTTGAAGGACGTGGACCTCGTCCACGACCACACCGTTGCCGGACCCTTCTTCCGCTATCGCCCGGCCTCGCTGCCCGTCGTCACCACCAACCACGGGCCGTTCAGCTCGCGCCTCGGCGACCTCTACCGGCTGATGGGTCCGGATGTCGCCATGGTGGCCATTTCGCATCGGCAGGCAGCGGATGCCGCCGGCGTGCGGATCGCCCGGGTGATCCATCACGGAATCGACGTTGACGCCGTGCCGGTGGGAGACGGCGCCGGCGGATACGCGGCCTTCCTCGGGCGGATGAGCCCGGACAAAGGGCCGCGGGAGGCCATCCTCATCGCGCGGCAGGCCGGGTTCAGGCTTCTGCTGTCCGCCCGTATCCAGGGCCGGGAGGAACAGGAATATTTCGACAGCCGGATTGCCCCGCTCCTTGGGCTGGAGGTGGAGTTCCTCGGAGAACTCAATGTCGCGGAAAAATATCAGCTCATGGGCGGTGCAGCCGCGTTCCTCAACCCGATCCAGTGGCCCGAACCGTTCGGCCTGGTGATGATCGAAGCGCTGGCAACGGGCACCCCCGTGGTGGGCACCGGTTCCGGGGCGGCCCCTGAAATAGTGGACGACGGCGTCACCGGTTACCTCCGGACCGGCATCGACGACCTCGCCGAAGCCCTGTCCCTGGCCCCCGGCCTGGACCGGGCTGCCTGCCGCCGGGCTGCTGAGCTGCGCTTCAGCGTGGGCCGGATGGTGGCCGATCACGTTGCATTGTATGAGGAGATACTGCGGGACAATCGGCTGGATCAGTCCCCGGGCCCCTCCGCGTCTGGCTGA